ATGGTGCACAAAGGCAAGGCGAAATCGATGGCCGATCTGAACGGGAAAAAGGTGTACGTCGGAAGCGGTGTTGCTTACTGGGAGTACATGAAGAAGGCATATAAGCTCGACAAGGTCGAGGAGCTCAAATATACCGGCCAGCTGGTCAACTTCGTGAACGACAACGATTCGGCCACCCAGGTGTACATCACGTCGGAGCCGTTTTCCATGCAGGAGCAGAAGGTCGATATCGATGTGCTGCTCAACGCCGATTTCGGCTACAATCCTTACGGCAACATCATGTACACGACGGAAAGCTTCCTGAAAGAAAATCCGGAGGCGGTCAAAGCGTTCGTCCAGGCGACGGTGAAGGGCTGGAATTATTACAAGGACAATTACAAGGAAATCAACCCGGCGATCAAGGAGAAAAACCCGGATACGCCGATCGAGAAGCTCGACTTCAGCGCCAAGGCGCTGCAGCCTCTCGTCTACGGCGACGATGCGGCAGCGGGTGGAGTCGGCGTCATGACCAAGGAGCGCTGGGAGAC
The window above is part of the Paenibacillus hamazuiensis genome. Proteins encoded here:
- a CDS encoding ABC transporter substrate-binding protein — encoded protein: MKILAGLRGKRPSVTILASLLAIAAVLGGCGTQTDTKPAASGAKSDAPAAAAPEKKPVAVTQVTNWFAQSEHGGNYAAQIKGFYKEAGLDMTIQSGGPGISATQIVASGKAQFGMGQADEVLFARQNGLPLVAVMAIFQKNPQGIMVHKGKAKSMADLNGKKVYVGSGVAYWEYMKKAYKLDKVEELKYTGQLVNFVNDNDSATQVYITSEPFSMQEQKVDIDVLLNADFGYNPYGNIMYTTESFLKENPEAVKAFVQATVKGWNYYKDNYKEINPAIKEKNPDTPIEKLDFSAKALQPLVYGDDAAAGGVGVMTKERWETLNKQLTDLGLLKTAIDVSKVFTTDFLPKK